DNA from Plasmodium yoelii strain 17X genome assembly, chromosome: 13:
GAACTAAACCAAATAAGCGAAACAAATAAGTGAAGCAGATAAGGATATCAAGAGTatccataaaaatatatcactATACATACATGTACATAATTCTGTACATAATTTTCCTTCTTTATCCATGACAAAGCATTACAGCTACATatgttatcattttttttttttttttttttttttatttcacttttttggtaatttaaaaaaataattttagcCTGATAAATTGTAATTTAGAATATATTGAGAATGGggaaaaaaagtaaaatatgttatactacataaaatatgttatactacataaaatatattcatttttttaattaaatttataaaattccccaaaaaatatattataccaacatatataaataatttaaataggGAATTCGCTTGTTCCTTTGAAATTAATCAAATTCTAGGAAACATTCTCGCCACTTTTGTATgcatatttatgtatatgtataaaataatttttttttcccggATTTTTCccgtattttttattatttaaaaaatttcaaaTATTAGTAGGATGCATATTTCACAaagcaataataataataacaatagtgataatataatagtgataatataatagtgataatataatagtgATAATACCGCATTACTACTTGATCGCTTTGCATTTCCCATTTTATCAAAACTCACAAATTGCCACATTAGCTACTACGATTATATTGTCACAAATATTTGctgttattatattatttaaaatgaaCAATATATCAGGGCCTCTTCCAAGCAATGAAAGCACAAATAGGATTGCAATTTATggaatattaatatataaatataattcctCGCAACCTATTTTTTTGTCTGCTAGTGTGGATTTATCATCATTTCCATTCTTCCATAGATCCTCATTAAAagaacatatatttttccattcAAGATTAGTATGTAGTAGAACCCAAAAAGGAAATAGAGAAGTTATTGAATTAGAATCAGGTATTGGtcatttacatatttatacaaacaaagaaaatgatataagTGTTTTAGTATTAACTACTAAATCATATCCTATGAGAATTGCATTTGGCTTAATAGACAATactcaaaaaatatttcaacaAAAATGTAGAGGACAATATGAACATATAATTTCAGATTTGAGTGAAGGTATGTTATTTACAAGTGAGCTaaatgaattattaaaaaaatatcaaaaccCTTCAGAAGCTGATAGGCTTTCAAGAGTACAAAAAGATCTTGATGAAGTTAGAGATGTTATGCTTAAAAATATTGAGGATCTTTTACAAAGGGGTGAAAAACTTGATGATTTAATGAAAAAGAGTCAAGACCTTTCTAATTCATCTTACCAGTTTTACAGGTATGTTCACCCACCATAACATGCACACACTTTGTCTCTTTACCCTCACcactttatttattttttatatttttttcattttttatatttttttatttttttcatttttttcatttttttcatttttttcatttttaggCAAGCCAAGAAAAACAATCAATGCTGCAAACTGTATTGATCgtcaatttttaaaaacaaaaataatatctaTAGACTGGATAAAATGGGGCAAATGCACTTTACTATAAACACAattgtattatatgtatagccATTTTAGTCCTTTCTAACAATAACATGATTTGTTAGTAGATATTACTACTTTCCTTGAaggtatatattaatatgcgTGAAATTAACTAAAggaaataatattttgtccatttcataaaaataatgtaaaaatgtaaaaatgtaaaagaaaacaaattactatataataatacgCATTGAGAATTGTATATTATCgaagaattttattttaaaatttaacacattttgatatttccataaaaaatatgcacataAGTAGTAGAGTAAAAGAAGGAATAATTAGGTGGCTACACAAatgaaaattaatttatatattcattcttttatttttttggggGGTTATGAAATTTCCTTTTTCTGTTTGTTTACACACACacataaaacaaaaattgcATAAATGTTAATAGTGATATATTAAACTAATATTTGTAATGATGCCTTTTTccacatatatttttttgttgcataaaaagtatatttaaaaaaaaatttatttttcattaattatatatacttataaatttttattttgatgtCTTGttcttaatttttcaaataaaaaattatttttttttagaatttGTATGAAATTACTTTTAaacgataaaataaataagaaataaatatattatttaattaattacTAAATGTTTTTCGTTATATCGCTATCAATATTTATGTTATCTTTAACTAGCCAAAAACAAAAACGGTCTTAAGTTCGATTTTCAGCTAATatgtttgttttatattaacaaatttttatcatagaTTATATTTTGTACTATCCATTTGTATTcccatttattattttatatcatGGCTCTCTGTATTGTTTTTTAGCTAGctcaatatattttattattatatatttttatattattttatattattttttttattattattttttttattattatttttttatatttttttttattattatttttttttattttttttactagcCATTTAATAATCCTAACGGGTTTGCACACCTTTTAGCTAGCTCTATACTACTGATGGCTCGttcataaaaattgtatcCTGCATGtctaatttaaaaatagcaaagtaaaataatgaaatgataaaataacgaaatgataaaataataaaatgataaaataatgaaatgataaaataatgaaatgaTAACAAAATTTGCATTACACATATTGGtctaataaaatgataaaataaattgcaTTACACATATTGGTCTAATAAAATGTTACGTGGCGTACCTGAGTATATATCAAAAGATTTTAAAACTTCCtcgaaaataaaaaaagtgcCACATATGACCAGAACAGAATTGTCTTTGCAACACTCCAAAAATGCATTTCTTACAATAAGAGGAATTGTgcctttaaaaaaaaaaaaaaaaaaaaacattgtCTTTGAAAATTAATACCaagtatatgcatatttatttgtttatgtATAATGATGTATAAATTTGGTAATATTATAGATCTTACctcttttatataatttattgttATCAATtaaatttccatttttttccttttctgCTATTAACCATTGGTTAACTTTTTTTGaactatttaatatatgattctttagttcattatttatatatgcatcATCATTTATCATTTCCACAATTTCATCAAAGTCATATGTCCGCTCATTGATTGATGGTAAGTAAAAAACATCctgttattaaaaataaccaaacaaataaatatgtatattttaccgaaatgtatatattgaataaacaaaaaaattatttataccttTAAGACATCGGGAAATTGTGCAATTAATGGCtggaatatatttaaattccTAGGTTTAGTTAGAGATATACACACTCTTATTATTTTGTCTTTATGAAAAAAGTTAATATCTCGACATAGTCTATCAATAGCAGTTTCATTATGACCTACATCCATTATAACAGCACTAGGATAAGATAAAatagtattattttctatcATTTCCATTTGTatgtactttttttttatatgttccATTTGTTCTTCAGCTAAATATTGTATTCTCAATGGAGGTTTGATAGGTATTATCGATTTTAAAACGCTATctacatttatatttaatatttttaaagatTCTATAGCTATTCTcgtattttcttcattatatgTTTCCCCTCTAGGTTCTGGTGGAACAATATGCATATTGCAATTTAATTCTTTTGCCTTTTCAAAAACATTTACATATATAGAAACAGATGGACCTATTATAACTTGAGCATCCTTCTTAAATATTccaattttttcattacaTATTTGATTCAAATCATTCcctaatatatttaaatgatcATAACCAATTGATGTAATTATAACTAATTCTGGTTTTTCCAAAATATTGGTTGCATCCAATCTTCCTCCTAATCCAGTTTCAATAACTGCATAATCTACATTTTgattagaaaaatatataaaagcaaCTAGAGTTAtaatttcaaaaaatgttggacttgcatttattttttttgcttttttaaaTACTTCATTAACTAAAGCAATTAAATCATTTTCACTTATTGGTTCatcatttataattattcttTCTCTTAAGGAAAATATATGAGGAGAAGAAAATATTCccactttatatttttttaatttaagtcctaaataaattttatgacaCACCGACCCTTTCCCATTTGTACCAGCTACATGAATAGTTTTATAATTCTTATAAGGATTGCCAAATAATTCACTCAATTTTTTTGTACTTCCAAGCCCTAGTTTGATTGAGtgtgttttatataattgttcCAAACATTCATTATACGTTTTTATTTCACCTTCCATAGTTCAAAAagtaaaaaaggaaaaatgcTGGAAAATGCTGGAAATGCTGGAAATGCTGGAAAATactgaaaaatatttacttATTCAcatcaatattaattattatttaaattatctcAATCACccattattgttattattactacGATTGCTATTACTATTACGATTactatttttgttaataCCGCAAAcaggaaaataaataaaaaaaaaatatattatagcTATACAAACCAGCTAGCTagaaagttttttttttgtgcagaaatatctaaatttttatgac
Protein-coding regions in this window:
- a CDS encoding SNARE protein, putative, giving the protein MNNISGPLPSNESTNRIAIYGILIYKYNSSQPIFLSASVDLSSFPFFHRSSLKEHIFFHSRLVCSRTQKGNREVIELESGIGHLHIYTNKENDISVLVLTTKSYPMRIAFGLIDNTQKIFQQKCRGQYEHIISDLSEGMLFTSELNELLKKYQNPSEADRLSRVQKDLDEVRDVMLKNIEDLLQRGEKLDDLMKKSQDLSNSSYQFYRQAKKNNQCCKLY
- a CDS encoding dihydrofolate synthase/folylpolyglutamate synthase, putative — translated: MEGEIKTYNECLEQLYKTHSIKLGLGSTKKLSELFGNPYKNYKTIHVAGTNGKGSVCHKIYLGLKLKKYKVGIFSSPHIFSLRERIIINDEPISENDLIALVNEVFKKAKKINASPTFFEIITLVAFIYFSNQNVDYAVIETGLGGRLDATNILEKPELVIITSIGYDHLNILGNDLNQICNEKIGIFKKDAQVIIGPSVSIYVNVFEKAKELNCNMHIVPPEPRGETYNEENTRIAIESLKILNINVDSVLKSIIPIKPPLRIQYLAEEQMEHIKKKYIQMEMIENNTILSYPSAVIMDVGHNETAIDRLCRDINFFHKDKIIRVCISLTKPRNLNIFQPLIAQFPDVLKDVFYLPSINERTYDFDEIVEMINDDAYINNELKNHILNSSKKVNQWLIAEKEKNGNLIDNNKLYKRGTIPLIVRNAFLECCKDNSVLVICGTFFIFEEVLKSFDIYSDMQDTIFMNEPSVV